One window of Atribacter laminatus genomic DNA carries:
- a CDS encoding sugar ABC transporter ATP-binding protein yields MGPQLILKLSNINKTFPGVQALKGVDMDVHYGEVHCLVGENGSGKSTLIRIISGVESPESGTIEINGNTYKKLTVRQAMREGVQVIYQDLSLFPDLSVGENIAFNWLVENSQWFINQKEYLQRANEELERLDSKIDMKEQVSNLSMSQKQIVAIARALVLDAKLLIFDEPTTALTKKEIDTLLKTIEELKQRNITSIFVSHKLNEVFRIADIITVLRDGEKIGDFAANELDENKLAFYMTGREIIYETFEPDVKNGKRIIELRELTRKPHFSNVSLSVDEGEIVGITGPLGAGRTELALSLFGLNHPQSGEILFEDKRVHIGNPAKARELGITLLPEDRHSQGLFRTKSITDNLTAATLEQLKHFLVIDQTKAKEESNKVFNELRIKASSMDTIVETLSGGNQQRVVLGKWLATNPKLFILDSPTIGIDVGSKSEIYEIIHELARNRMAIIMISDEIPEIYHNCNRVIVMRDGKITATVNTSDTTEDELRSLVEGRS; encoded by the coding sequence ATGGGACCACAATTAATTTTAAAGCTAAGCAATATCAATAAAACTTTTCCTGGTGTGCAAGCTCTAAAAGGTGTTGACATGGATGTACACTATGGAGAAGTTCACTGTTTGGTAGGTGAAAACGGTTCGGGAAAGTCCACCTTAATCCGCATTATCTCTGGTGTTGAATCACCTGAAAGTGGAACAATAGAAATTAACGGAAATACCTACAAAAAACTGACCGTTCGACAAGCCATGCGTGAGGGAGTACAGGTTATCTATCAGGATCTTTCTCTCTTTCCTGATCTCTCTGTTGGAGAAAACATTGCTTTTAATTGGCTGGTAGAAAATTCACAGTGGTTTATTAACCAGAAAGAATACCTTCAAAGAGCGAATGAAGAACTCGAACGCCTTGATTCTAAGATTGATATGAAGGAACAAGTGAGCAATTTATCAATGAGCCAAAAACAAATTGTGGCGATTGCCCGGGCATTGGTTTTAGATGCTAAATTGCTTATATTTGATGAACCAACTACAGCTTTGACTAAAAAAGAAATTGATACACTATTAAAAACCATCGAAGAGCTGAAACAAAGAAATATTACCTCGATATTTGTCAGCCATAAATTAAACGAAGTATTTCGCATCGCTGATATCATAACAGTTTTGCGAGATGGAGAAAAAATCGGTGATTTCGCTGCCAATGAATTAGATGAGAACAAATTGGCATTCTATATGACAGGGCGGGAGATAATATATGAAACATTTGAACCAGACGTTAAAAATGGGAAGCGAATTATCGAATTAAGGGAATTAACTCGAAAACCCCATTTCAGTAATGTTAGCTTATCAGTCGATGAAGGAGAAATCGTTGGTATTACTGGACCTCTTGGTGCTGGACGAACCGAGCTGGCACTATCTCTTTTTGGTTTAAATCACCCGCAGTCAGGTGAAATATTATTCGAAGATAAACGGGTACATATTGGCAATCCGGCCAAAGCTCGTGAACTTGGAATTACCTTATTGCCCGAAGATAGGCACAGCCAAGGGCTTTTTAGAACCAAATCCATCACCGACAACCTAACAGCTGCAACCCTTGAACAATTGAAGCATTTTCTTGTAATTGATCAAACCAAGGCAAAAGAAGAAAGCAATAAAGTTTTCAATGAGCTTCGCATCAAAGCTTCTTCTATGGATACAATTGTTGAAACATTGTCTGGTGGAAACCAGCAACGAGTCGTGTTGGGAAAATGGCTGGCGACTAATCCAAAATTATTTATCCTTGATAGCCCAACGATTGGAATCGACGTTGGGTCTAAGTCGGAAATTTATGAAATAATCCATGAATTAGCCCGAAATCGAATGGCGATTATTATGATTTCTGATGAAATTCCCGAAATATACCATAACTGTAATCGTGTAATTGTCATGAGGGATGGGAAAATAACTGCAACTGTTAATACCAGTGATACCACCGAGGATGAACTTCGTAGCCTGGTGGAAGGAAGGTCTTAG
- a CDS encoding ABC transporter ATP-binding protein has product MVSELTKIYRTGSVEVIALKDVSFQVNKDEFIAIMGPSGSGKSTLMYIIGCLDRATRGSYYFEGQEVSRLKENTLAIIRNKKIGFVFQTYNLLPRLNAFQNVELPLIYAGISGTQRKKIVKNALIQVGLEDRLFHRPNQLSGGESQRVGIARALVNDPSILLADEPTGNLDSKTGEEVMQIFQNLNEQGKTILLVTHEREIAQHTKRILHFHDGRLVGDELVEKPLQASEQLKHISTSVP; this is encoded by the coding sequence ATGGTTTCAGAATTAACTAAGATATATCGAACTGGATCAGTTGAGGTCATTGCTCTAAAAGATGTAAGTTTCCAAGTTAATAAAGATGAATTTATTGCGATAATGGGACCATCTGGTTCAGGAAAATCAACCTTAATGTATATTATTGGGTGTTTAGACCGAGCAACCAGAGGAAGTTATTATTTTGAAGGCCAGGAAGTATCCCGATTAAAAGAAAATACTTTAGCTATCATACGAAATAAAAAAATTGGATTCGTTTTTCAGACCTATAACCTGCTTCCACGTCTCAACGCTTTTCAGAATGTAGAACTCCCCTTAATCTATGCTGGAATCTCTGGTACTCAAAGGAAAAAAATTGTTAAAAATGCACTCATCCAAGTTGGGTTGGAAGACCGACTATTCCATCGTCCAAACCAACTTTCAGGAGGAGAATCTCAACGAGTGGGTATTGCTCGAGCATTGGTTAACGATCCAAGCATACTCTTGGCGGATGAACCAACTGGAAATCTTGATAGCAAAACCGGTGAAGAGGTAATGCAAATATTTCAGAACTTAAATGAGCAAGGTAAAACGATTCTTCTAGTTACCCACGAAAGAGAAATTGCACAACATACTAAGCGGATCCTTCACTTTCATGATGGAAGGTTAGTTGGAGATGAATTAGTCGAAAAACCGCTACAAGCCAGCGAACAACTAAAGCATATATCAACGTCGGTTCCCTAA
- a CDS encoding site-2 protease family protein: MFGKSLSIIKLFGFEIKIDPSWIIVLFLMIWSLSLGVFPQYYQGLSSITYWWMGIFGAVGLFVSIVIHELFHSLVARRFGLPIRGITLFMFGGVAEMTEEPANAKTEFYMALAGPVTSIILGLIFYSIYLILKRLGISMGITGVFGYLGIINWALAGFNLIPAFPLDGGRILRSILWWRKKDLRWATRIASRMGEIFGFTLIFLGVFSIFRGSFIGGIWLFLIGMFLQNASQVSMQRLMVSKALEGETVRRFMKTDLVTISEAVVLKDVVEDYIYRYNYKMFPVVRNSKLVGCLTTRDIKEIPKEEWNTQTAGEVSKSCSIDNTIHPDADATQALSLMNRTGNSRLMVVENDQLIGVITLKDLLQFFSLKMELEGDKYLNK; this comes from the coding sequence ATGTTTGGTAAGTCGCTCTCCATAATCAAATTATTCGGATTTGAAATAAAAATCGATCCTAGCTGGATAATCGTCCTTTTTCTCATGATTTGGTCGTTATCACTAGGAGTCTTTCCCCAATATTATCAAGGTTTATCTTCAATAACTTACTGGTGGATGGGTATATTTGGAGCAGTCGGTTTATTTGTCTCGATTGTCATTCATGAGCTATTTCACTCCTTGGTTGCCCGGCGTTTCGGGTTGCCAATTCGGGGGATTACCCTGTTTATGTTTGGCGGTGTTGCCGAAATGACCGAGGAACCAGCTAATGCAAAAACTGAATTCTATATGGCGTTAGCTGGTCCAGTAACTAGTATTATCCTGGGTTTGATTTTCTACAGTATCTATTTAATCCTAAAAAGACTTGGAATCTCAATGGGAATTACCGGTGTTTTTGGATACTTAGGAATAATTAATTGGGCGTTAGCTGGTTTTAACTTGATTCCTGCATTCCCTTTGGATGGTGGTCGAATTCTGCGCTCAATTCTCTGGTGGAGAAAAAAAGATTTGCGTTGGGCGACTCGCATTGCTTCACGAATGGGGGAAATATTCGGTTTTACTCTTATTTTCCTTGGTGTTTTTAGCATTTTTCGGGGGTCCTTTATTGGTGGCATTTGGTTATTTTTAATTGGAATGTTTCTTCAAAATGCCTCTCAGGTTTCGATGCAAAGACTCATGGTCTCCAAAGCCTTAGAAGGTGAAACTGTTCGCCGATTTATGAAAACCGATCTAGTTACTATTTCAGAAGCTGTTGTCCTTAAAGATGTGGTTGAGGATTATATTTACCGTTACAATTATAAAATGTTTCCGGTTGTTCGGAATAGTAAATTAGTTGGATGCTTAACTACCCGTGATATTAAAGAAATACCCAAGGAAGAATGGAACACCCAAACCGCTGGAGAAGTCTCTAAATCTTGTTCAATCGATAATACCATCCATCCTGATGCTGATGCCACTCAAGCGCTATCCTTAATGAATCGCACCGGGAATAGTCGCTTGATGGTTGTTGAGAACGATCAATTGATAGGGGTCATCACCCTGAAAGATCTCCTCCAATTTTTCTCTTTAAAAATGGAATTGGAAGGAGATAAATACCTTAATAAGTGA
- a CDS encoding anaerobic nitric oxide reductase flavorubredoxin: MKKKIKNNVYWVGKVDWELRKFHGDEFSTNHGSTYNSYLIQEEKNVLIDTVWIPFAEEFVKNLAQEIDLNKIDYIIANHGEVDHSGALPALMKHIPNTPIYCTANAVKSLKGQYHQEWNFQVVKTGDKLSVGGGKELVFVEMPMLHWPDSMATYLTKDNILFSNDAFGQHFATDKLYNDLVDQCDLFKEAMKYYANILTPFSQILKKKLAEVISLNLTIDIIATSHGVIWRDNPMQIVEKYSQWANDYQENQITIIYDTMWNGTKKLAERISEGIGMADPDVEVKVFNLAKNDDNDLITEVFKSKKVIIGSPTIGNSILHSIAGFIYLMKEMKFKGKKATSFGCYGWSGESTKIMNESLANAGFEIINEGFRNNWNPDERQQNEAIEFGKKIAKA; encoded by the coding sequence ATGAAGAAAAAAATAAAAAATAACGTATATTGGGTGGGAAAAGTTGATTGGGAACTGAGGAAATTCCATGGAGATGAATTTTCCACGAATCATGGTTCTACCTATAACTCCTATTTGATTCAAGAGGAAAAAAATGTTCTCATTGATACAGTTTGGATTCCTTTTGCCGAAGAATTTGTTAAGAATTTGGCACAAGAAATTGATTTAAATAAAATAGATTATATTATAGCGAATCATGGAGAAGTGGACCACAGTGGCGCCCTTCCAGCCCTCATGAAACACATTCCCAATACTCCCATTTATTGCACTGCGAATGCCGTGAAATCATTGAAGGGTCAGTACCATCAAGAATGGAATTTTCAGGTGGTAAAGACCGGGGATAAATTGAGTGTTGGCGGAGGAAAAGAGTTAGTATTCGTTGAAATGCCAATGCTCCATTGGCCGGATAGTATGGCAACTTACTTAACTAAAGATAATATCTTATTTAGCAACGATGCTTTTGGTCAGCATTTTGCCACTGACAAATTATATAACGACTTGGTGGATCAATGTGATTTATTTAAGGAAGCAATGAAGTATTATGCCAATATCTTGACCCCTTTTAGCCAAATTTTAAAGAAGAAATTAGCCGAAGTCATTTCATTGAACTTAACCATTGATATTATTGCAACCAGCCATGGGGTTATTTGGAGAGACAATCCCATGCAGATTGTCGAGAAGTATTCCCAGTGGGCAAATGATTATCAAGAAAATCAGATAACAATTATTTATGATACCATGTGGAATGGGACAAAAAAGCTTGCTGAGAGAATTTCTGAAGGAATTGGAATGGCTGATCCGGATGTTGAAGTAAAAGTTTTTAATCTGGCTAAAAACGATGACAATGATTTGATTACCGAAGTGTTTAAATCCAAGAAAGTTATTATTGGATCTCCAACAATAGGTAATAGTATTCTTCATTCTATTGCCGGTTTTATTTATTTGATGAAAGAAATGAAATTTAAAGGGAAAAAAGCAACATCTTTTGGTTGTTATGGCTGGAGCGGTGAATCAACGAAAATTATGAATGAAAGTTTGGCTAATGCTGGATTTGAAATTATTAATGAAGGCTTCAGGAACAATTGGAATCCCGATGAAAGGCAGCAAAACGAAGCTATAGAATTCGGGAAAAAGATTGCCAAAGCATAA
- a CDS encoding RidA family protein — MDSIQVVVAGPKNVPYSGALYAGDFIYVSGQVPLDESKQVVGEDIETQTTFVLEKIETLLAKAGANLNHIVKTTVFLTDMKNFSKMNEAYGKKFKDIYPCRSCIEVGQLPAPVLIEIEAIAYFPKK, encoded by the coding sequence ATGGATAGTATTCAAGTAGTAGTTGCTGGACCCAAAAACGTTCCGTATTCCGGTGCATTGTATGCTGGAGATTTTATTTATGTTTCAGGACAGGTTCCTCTTGATGAATCAAAACAAGTAGTGGGAGAGGATATTGAGACACAAACAACTTTTGTTTTGGAAAAAATAGAAACCCTACTAGCAAAAGCTGGAGCAAATTTAAATCACATTGTGAAAACCACAGTTTTCTTGACAGATATGAAGAATTTTTCAAAGATGAATGAAGCTTATGGCAAGAAATTCAAAGATATCTATCCCTGCCGGAGCTGCATCGAAGTTGGGCAATTACCTGCGCCGGTTCTAATTGAGATCGAAGCCATTGCCTATTTTCCGAAAAAATAA
- a CDS encoding ABC transporter permease produces MNGRRYPIRDLMKRQESVLFLILFAYCAFVSIVNPAFLALDNIFDIIKSSAGMMVLAMGVLVVLVSGGIDVSFTAMAIFSGYITIRIMIAFGIDSLFLAYLASALIGLILGFLNGIIIHKFRLKPLIVTLGTQNIFIGALSVFFGTKFIPVGQMPKSIVRFGTNSLLSIPLSTGGTANLTLFLIPVALVVFVTWFILNRTMLGRSVYALGSSPVAAQRAGLNIASIRYFVYSYMGVLAGIMGIIYAAEVRSLNPISLVGEELTIIAATVLGGAKLTGGRGTVLGAFFGVLIISVLNTTLILIGLSSSWNNFFVGIIILLSVGITAYRNKKESEKNLIFL; encoded by the coding sequence ATGAATGGAAGAAGGTATCCAATCAGAGACTTAATGAAACGACAAGAATCGGTATTGTTTCTTATTCTGTTTGCCTATTGTGCATTTGTTAGTATAGTGAATCCGGCATTCTTAGCGCTGGATAATATTTTTGATATTATAAAAAGTAGTGCCGGAATGATGGTATTAGCTATGGGAGTATTAGTGGTATTAGTTTCTGGTGGAATTGATGTATCCTTCACGGCTATGGCCATCTTTAGTGGATACATTACTATACGAATTATGATAGCGTTCGGCATCGATAGTTTGTTTTTAGCTTATTTAGCTTCGGCTTTAATTGGTTTAATACTGGGTTTTTTAAACGGTATCATTATACATAAATTTAGATTAAAGCCCCTTATCGTTACTTTAGGAACACAAAATATTTTCATCGGGGCTTTATCGGTATTCTTTGGAACCAAATTCATTCCAGTTGGGCAGATGCCGAAATCTATTGTTCGATTCGGTACCAATTCCCTCTTATCCATTCCTCTATCGACTGGAGGAACAGCGAATCTCACTTTATTCCTCATTCCAGTTGCCTTGGTTGTATTTGTAACCTGGTTTATTTTAAATCGGACCATGTTAGGAAGAAGCGTATATGCTTTGGGAAGTAGCCCAGTTGCTGCACAAAGAGCTGGGTTAAATATCGCATCAATTCGTTATTTTGTTTATTCTTACATGGGTGTTTTGGCAGGAATTATGGGGATTATATACGCAGCTGAAGTTCGTTCACTAAATCCAATTTCCTTAGTAGGTGAAGAACTCACCATTATTGCTGCAACAGTCCTTGGTGGGGCTAAATTGACCGGCGGGAGAGGAACGGTTTTAGGGGCATTTTTTGGAGTGCTCATTATTTCTGTTTTAAATACAACTTTAATTCTTATCGGTCTTTCTTCTTCTTGGAACAATTTCTTTGTTGGAATCATCATTCTCCTCAGTGTTGGAATAACCGCTTATCGAAATAAAAAAGAGAGCGAAAAGAACCTGATCTTTCTGTGA
- a CDS encoding DUF2249 domain-containing protein, translated as MEKNWINKKESFEVVDVRKLMINFLPILLKKAQNIPVGKGLCIIQSFEPIPLYSALADLGFDYITEKKSEREYRVYFYRLEERDVTYETGADMPFKPTAIINYKKIDDLFASQVVNFWKYIWEKENPAIDLKTKLLLSMSNAVGGSRFRQATRELIKAYSLGTTTEELDEIFALFVWNQGIGNFSSEIGPSTLFGAYQQIKNSEKKGMERKKIVDSLLEIFGDQNPEVNTLYEKRKKLCKKC; from the coding sequence ATGGAAAAAAATTGGATAAACAAAAAAGAATCATTTGAAGTAGTGGATGTAAGAAAATTAATGATTAACTTTTTACCCATTTTACTTAAAAAAGCCCAAAATATTCCCGTAGGGAAAGGACTTTGTATTATTCAGAGTTTTGAACCCATTCCACTTTACTCGGCTTTGGCGGATCTGGGATTTGATTATATTACAGAAAAAAAGTCCGAAAGGGAGTATCGGGTATATTTTTATAGATTAGAAGAAAGAGACGTCACCTATGAAACCGGAGCAGATATGCCTTTTAAGCCCACAGCGATCATTAATTACAAAAAAATTGATGATTTATTTGCCAGCCAGGTAGTAAATTTTTGGAAATATATTTGGGAAAAAGAAAACCCAGCTATTGATCTCAAAACAAAACTCCTTCTGTCTATGAGTAATGCAGTGGGTGGTTCACGTTTTAGACAGGCAACCCGAGAGCTCATCAAAGCCTATTCGTTAGGAACGACCACTGAAGAGCTGGATGAAATCTTTGCATTATTTGTTTGGAATCAGGGAATCGGCAATTTTTCGTCAGAAATCGGACCTTCAACTTTATTCGGAGCCTATCAACAGATTAAAAACAGTGAAAAAAAAGGTATGGAGAGAAAAAAGATCGTTGACTCTCTGCTTGAAATTTTTGGAGATCAAAATCCTGAAGTTAACACGTTATATGAAAAAAGAAAAAAATTATGTAAAAAGTGTTAA
- a CDS encoding cupin domain-containing protein, with product MKGRIIKRGQGKIIMEGDELTEIYAFTDKIVFSVGTLLPGQRACLGFGHKNADEICYVIQGKIVIHFPDEEEYHLLETGDAILIPPSVSHYSINVGEEKSITVWAGAGPDMEHFLTEEKVKT from the coding sequence TTGAAGGGAAGGATAATAAAAAGAGGTCAAGGAAAAATAATTATGGAAGGAGACGAATTAACTGAGATTTATGCTTTTACCGATAAAATTGTTTTTTCCGTAGGTACTCTCCTTCCCGGTCAACGTGCCTGTTTAGGTTTTGGTCATAAAAATGCCGATGAAATCTGTTATGTGATCCAAGGGAAAATTGTGATTCATTTTCCCGATGAAGAGGAGTATCATTTATTGGAAACAGGTGATGCGATCTTGATTCCTCCGAGTGTATCTCATTATTCCATCAATGTGGGAGAAGAAAAATCGATCACGGTTTGGGCTGGTGCTGGACCAGATATGGAACATTTTCTAACTGAAGAAAAAGTTAAAACTTGA
- a CDS encoding VOC family protein: MQDGELIQIGYLVKDLEGAVKFYMETLDVGPWEIYTFAPPVLRESMVRGKPSNHDFRIAIASPGHIQVELIQPLTGRSIYNEYLEQKGEGLHHVKYYYKDCQKAIQEFGKKGITVIQSGKFDEDEYYYLDTLKYYGMVIEIGNGGKIRPPERVISK; this comes from the coding sequence ATGCAAGATGGAGAATTAATTCAGATTGGGTATTTAGTAAAGGATTTAGAGGGCGCCGTAAAGTTTTACATGGAAACCTTGGATGTTGGCCCCTGGGAAATATATACTTTTGCTCCTCCAGTGCTTCGCGAATCAATGGTACGAGGGAAGCCCTCAAACCATGATTTTCGCATTGCTATAGCTTCACCAGGTCATATTCAGGTTGAACTCATTCAACCATTGACTGGTCGGAGCATTTATAATGAATACCTGGAGCAAAAAGGAGAGGGGTTGCATCACGTCAAGTACTATTATAAGGATTGTCAAAAAGCAATTCAGGAATTTGGGAAAAAAGGAATAACCGTAATTCAAAGCGGAAAGTTTGATGAAGATGAATATTATTACCTGGATACTTTAAAGTATTATGGAATGGTTATTGAAATCGGGAATGGGGGAAAGATCAGACCTCCTGAAAGAGTTATTTCAAAGTAA
- a CDS encoding FMN-binding protein, whose amino-acid sequence MKKWKKWLLIIGIIIGVFIIGMFYYAMAGMQEIKEMVITDIDLSEVKDGVFSGEFRGNRWSNTLEVTVEDHKITDIKVIKDFGISIPGFSQKFIESLKEKQSLNIDAISQATINTKAYLKSIENALKKGME is encoded by the coding sequence ATGAAAAAATGGAAGAAATGGTTGCTTATAATCGGTATTATAATTGGTGTCTTTATTATTGGTATGTTTTATTATGCTATGGCTGGTATGCAAGAGATAAAGGAAATGGTAATAACTGATATTGATTTATCAGAAGTAAAAGATGGAGTATTCTCCGGTGAGTTTAGAGGAAATAGATGGTCTAATACTTTGGAGGTTACAGTTGAGGATCATAAAATAACCGATATAAAAGTTATTAAAGATTTTGGGATCTCAATACCTGGATTTTCACAAAAATTTATAGAGAGCCTAAAAGAAAAGCAAAGTTTAAATATTGATGCTATTTCTCAGGCGACCATCAACACTAAAGCGTATTTAAAGTCAATAGAAAACGCTCTCAAAAAAGGAATGGAATAG
- a CDS encoding ABC transporter permease, with product MVKISKEMIILFVIFGIVLVGIAFLLGGSFYNSRNFVSMGFQIPEFGFLALAMSLAMLTGGIDLSIIGNMNLSGILAALILTNQTLLTTAGTVVTVALAILVALLFGLICGALNGILIGFIRIPAMLATIGTMLFYTGIGMAITGGRGVVGFPEVFMLFGNSRFLGLPIPLLIMFIVFALIALALELTVWGRSVYLTGNNYLAALFSGIRTKKTVILTYMIGGLMCGFSALILISRVNSARIGYGDTYLLQAILVSVMGGINPEGGSGKVLGVLVSILILQSLSSSFTLFAITPYARGLIYGLMLLIIMIVNYVYGEGSKRSLRKAKTEQ from the coding sequence ATGGTAAAAATATCCAAAGAAATGATCATCCTTTTTGTAATATTTGGGATTGTATTGGTTGGAATTGCATTTCTATTGGGAGGAAGTTTCTATAACAGTCGTAACTTTGTCTCGATGGGTTTTCAAATTCCTGAGTTTGGTTTTTTAGCTTTAGCCATGTCCTTGGCAATGCTAACTGGTGGGATTGACTTATCCATAATTGGGAATATGAACCTATCCGGAATTTTAGCTGCCCTAATCCTTACCAACCAAACCTTGCTTACCACAGCTGGAACGGTAGTAACAGTTGCTTTAGCAATATTAGTAGCACTCTTATTTGGTTTAATTTGTGGTGCTTTAAATGGGATACTTATTGGCTTTATAAGAATACCTGCAATGTTAGCAACCATAGGTACTATGTTGTTTTATACCGGTATTGGTATGGCAATTACCGGAGGACGAGGAGTGGTAGGCTTTCCAGAGGTTTTCATGTTGTTTGGGAATTCTCGATTTCTTGGATTACCAATTCCTTTACTCATCATGTTTATTGTTTTTGCCCTGATTGCCTTAGCTTTGGAACTCACCGTATGGGGACGAAGTGTTTATTTGACGGGAAATAACTATTTAGCAGCTCTTTTTTCCGGTATACGAACCAAGAAAACTGTTATTTTAACCTACATGATCGGCGGATTAATGTGCGGTTTCAGTGCCCTGATCCTTATATCGAGAGTGAATTCAGCACGGATTGGTTATGGAGATACCTATCTTCTCCAAGCAATTCTAGTTTCAGTGATGGGAGGAATCAATCCTGAGGGTGGTTCGGGGAAGGTATTAGGAGTATTAGTGAGTATTTTAATACTTCAATCACTTTCCAGCTCTTTTACCTTGTTTGCGATAACTCCCTATGCAAGAGGATTAATCTATGGTTTGATGCTTTTGATCATCATGATTGTCAATTATGTTTATGGAGAAGGATCTAAAAGATCATTAAGAAAAGCAAAAACAGAACAATAA
- a CDS encoding autoinducer 2 ABC transporter substrate-binding protein, whose amino-acid sequence MRNLARVFVLVMLVLLVLSATVLAQDKFEIVMVAKHEGISWFDDMRTGVEEFGKDHEDVTSYQIAPEGGDPAKQVQMVEDLIAKGVDAILVVPNDPKSMIPVIKKAKDAGIIVISHEAEELKGIVDYDMEAFRNEDFGVLMFESLGREMNYEGEYVGMVGALTMQTHMQWFQAGHDYAAEKYPNMKFILQEPVEDFNTEQTAYNKARELLRTYPNIKGMFGCSASSTIMQAQAVEERGLQEQVAVVGLTLPSMSKTYLESGSLRQAQCWRPADAGYVCAMIAYKVLKGEPLETGISLGKEGYESVTVEDGIIYGNAPLVLTKENVNDFPF is encoded by the coding sequence ATGCGGAATTTAGCTCGAGTATTTGTACTGGTCATGCTGGTTTTATTGGTTTTAAGCGCAACCGTGCTCGCCCAGGATAAGTTTGAAATCGTTATGGTTGCAAAGCATGAAGGAATTTCTTGGTTTGACGATATGCGAACTGGTGTTGAAGAATTTGGTAAGGATCATGAAGATGTCACTTCTTACCAAATTGCTCCAGAGGGTGGAGACCCTGCCAAACAGGTTCAAATGGTTGAGGACCTGATTGCCAAAGGTGTTGACGCCATACTGGTAGTTCCAAATGACCCGAAATCAATGATTCCGGTCATCAAAAAAGCCAAAGATGCTGGTATTATTGTAATCAGCCATGAAGCAGAAGAGCTGAAAGGGATTGTTGATTATGATATGGAAGCTTTCCGGAATGAAGATTTTGGCGTTTTAATGTTCGAAAGTCTTGGCCGAGAGATGAACTATGAAGGCGAATATGTTGGTATGGTTGGTGCCTTGACCATGCAAACCCACATGCAATGGTTCCAAGCCGGGCATGATTACGCAGCAGAGAAATATCCCAACATGAAATTCATCCTTCAAGAACCGGTTGAAGATTTTAACACTGAACAAACTGCTTATAATAAAGCAAGAGAATTGCTTCGTACCTATCCCAATATCAAAGGAATGTTTGGCTGTTCCGCTTCATCAACTATCATGCAAGCCCAAGCTGTTGAGGAACGTGGTTTGCAAGAACAGGTAGCTGTAGTCGGATTAACTCTTCCATCTATGAGTAAAACCTATCTGGAATCTGGTTCTCTCCGTCAAGCACAATGTTGGCGACCAGCTGATGCAGGTTATGTGTGCGCAATGATTGCTTATAAAGTTCTAAAAGGAGAACCACTTGAAACTGGTATTAGCCTTGGTAAAGAAGGATATGAGAGCGTGACCGTAGAAGATGGTATTATCTATGGCAACGCACCCCTGGTACTTACCAAGGAAAATGTGAATGATTTCCCCTTCTAA
- a CDS encoding IPT/TIG domain-containing protein has protein sequence MNLKKIFCFFILLFLVVVLLLVISGCLPQSLEPSPTPSPTTTPSIGSEPHIESMFPLSGTPGTKLTVLGSGFGTSQGSSQLIFRRWKQTSIDLNVITWSDTSITAGIPLTAEGIYQLIVLVNGVESNALEFKVFEGTNASQQTVPSCPSCGR, from the coding sequence ATGAACTTAAAGAAAATTTTTTGTTTTTTTATTCTCCTGTTTCTTGTTGTTGTTCTTCTTCTTGTGATATCTGGATGTTTACCACAATCGTTAGAGCCTTCACCGACTCCCTCCCCGACAACCACACCTTCTATCGGTTCAGAGCCCCATATTGAATCTATGTTTCCTCTTTCTGGTACACCTGGAACGAAATTAACGGTTTTGGGATCAGGATTTGGAACCTCTCAAGGTTCAAGCCAACTCATATTTAGAAGATGGAAGCAAACATCTATTGACTTAAACGTAATCACCTGGTCAGATACAAGTATTACTGCCGGCATTCCTCTGACAGCCGAAGGTATATACCAGCTTATTGTTTTAGTTAACGGTGTTGAAAGTAATGCACTTGAATTTAAGGTTTTTGAAGGAACAAATGCTTCACAACAGACAGTGCCATCATGTCCAAGTTGTGGAAGATAG